DNA from Microbacterium foliorum:
GATCGGGCTCAGATGCTGGTGTCGTTCATCCGAGAGAGCAGCAGGGCCTCGGTCGCCACCGCGTGGCGGAAGGTGTCGAGATGCAGCGATTCGTTCGGGCTGTGGGCCCTCGAATGCGGATCCTCGACCCCGGTCACGAGGATCTGGGCTGCGGGGAACTCGCGCACGAGATCGGAGATGAAGGGGATGGATCCCCCCACGCCGAGGTCGATCGGGGCCACGCCGTACCCGTCGCGCATCGCGTCGCGGGTCAGCGACACCGCCCATCCGCTGGTGTCGACGAGGAAGCCGTCGCCGAGGTCGACGTCGGAGAACGTCAGCTCCGCGCCGAACGGGGCGTGCGCGCGCAGGTGCGCCTCGAGCGCCGCGTACGCATCGTCCGCGGACTGCCCCGGCGCCACCCTGGCGCTGATGACGACGGTCGCCTCGGGCAGCAGCGTGTTCGACGCCGCTGAGACGCTCGTCGCGTCGATCCCGATGACCGTGACCGACGGCTTGTTCCAGATGCGGCTGAGGATCGTCCCGCCGCCGATCGGCGTCGTGCCCGGCAGCAGTCCGGCCTCGTCGCGCAGCGTCTCCTCGCCGTACTCGGGCGTGGGCGCGTCGCGCTCGGTCATGCCCTCCACCGCGACCGACCCGTCGTCGTTCCAGAGCGTGGAGAGCATCTTGACGGTCGTCATCATCGCGTCGGGAACCGCTCCCCCGAACATCCCGGAGTGGGACGCATGGTCGAGGGTGCGCACGCGCACGGTGAACCGCGCGTTGCCCCGCAACGACACGGTCAGGCCGGGAGTGACAGAGTCCCAGTTGCCGGAGTCCGCGACCACGATCGCGTCGGCGCGCAATGCGTCCTTGTTGTCGGAGAGGAACTGCGCGAACGAGCGCGATCCGTACTCCTCTTCGCCCTCGATGAACATGGCGATGCCCAGATCGAGATCGTCGCCCCGCACCTCTGCGAGCGCGCGGATGGCAGCGATGTGCGCCATGATCCCGGCCTTGTCGTCCGCGGCGCCTCGGCCGTACATGCGGCCGTCCCTGACCGTGGGCTCGAACGGCGGGGTCTCCCACAGCTCGTCGTCGCCGGGAGGCTGCACATCGTGGTGCGCGTACAGGAGGATCCTGGGCTTGCCGTTGCGGGCGGCGCGCGTCGCGAGGACGGCGGGCTGGCCCTTCTCGTCCGTGCCGGGGATGTCCGCGCGGAGGATCCGGACGTCGTCGAACACCCCGGTGTCGGTGGCGAGGGCCGCGACGGCCTCGGCACTGCGCTCGAGCTGGGTCTGGTCGAACGCGGGCCAGGCCATGCCCGGGATGCGGACGAGACGGCCGAGATCGCTCAGCGCCGCGGGCAGGCCCGTCGATGCCGCCTCGAGCAGCGCGGGCTCGCGGGAGTCGGACGGATTCTGGTCACCGGGGTGGGCAGGAGATGTCATGCGAGTAATCTTAAGGTGATCCGCCTTCACCGAACCGAGGAACCTCGTGGCCACTACCCCTGTCTCCCCTCCGACGAACGACGACGCCCCGGAGACGCCGGCGCCGGGCAAGGGACGCGCGACTCCGTCCAGGGCGGAGCAGGAGGCGGCACGCCGCCGCCCGCTGGTGGCGAACACGAAAGAGGCGAAGGCCGCGGCTCGCGCCGAGCTCAACGAGCGCCGCAATCGCGCCCAGGCCGGTCTCGCGGCCGGCGAGGAGAAGTTCCTGCCGCCCCGCGACAAGGGCCCGCAGCGTCGATGGGTGCGGGACTACGTCGATTCCGGGTGGCACCCGGCGGAGTTCGTGATGGGCGTGATGGTGCTCGTCATCCTCATCTCGCTGCTGCCCGCGAACCTCGCCATCGGCGGTTTCGCCGTCGCCGGTTGGGCCTACCTGGTCATGATGGCCTACCTGATCCTCGCGATCGGCGGGATGGTGCTGCTCGGCATCCGCGTCAAGCGCAAGGTGGCCGCGAAGTTCGGCGCTGATCGGATGGAACGCGGACTCGGCTGGTATGCGGCCATGCGGTCCCTGCAGATGCGTTTCATGCGCCTGCCCAAGCCTCAGGTCAAGCGCGGCGACCGTCCCGCCTGACCCCACACACGGAAGAGGCGCCTCCCGCTCGACAGCAGGAGGCGCCTCGTGCGTTCCGCGTGCGAATCCGTTCGGCGCGCGGATCCGTTCAGCGGGCGGCGAGCCCGCGGTTGATCTCGCGGCCCCAGAAAGGCCCGCGGTAGAGGAACGCCGTGTAGCCCTGAACCAGCGTGGCTCCGGCCTCGAGGCGCTCCTGGACGTCGGAGGCCGTCTCCACTCCCCCGACGGCGATGACGCAGAAGTCCTCGGGCACGGCGGAGCGCACCAGACGGAGCACCTGCAGCGAACGCTCCTTGAGCGGTGCGCCGGACAGGCCGCCGGCTCCCAGCGCCTCGACCGTCGAGGCATCGGTCACGAGCCCCTCGCGACTGATGGTGGTGTTGTGAGCGATGATGCCGGCGAGTCCCTCGTCGACGGCCAGCTTCGCGATCGCCGTGATCTCGTCGTCGGGCAGGTCGGGGGCGATCTTGACCAGCAGCGGCGTCTCTCCCGCGGCCTTCTGCACGGCCCGCAGCAGCGGGGCGAGCGTCTCGACGGCCTGCAGACCACGAAGGCCCGGCGTGTTCGGCGACGAGACGTTCACGGCCAGGTAGTCCGCCAGCGGAGCGAGCTTCGTGGCGGACGAGACGTAGTCGGCCGTGGCATCCTCGACGTCGACGACCCGACTCTTGCCGATGTTGACGCCGATGACCGTGTCGGGCGCTCCCCGGCGCAGCCGCGCGAGGCGCCGCGCGACGGCATCGGCGCCCTCGTTGTTGAAGCCCATGCGGTTGATGACCGCGCGGTCGGCGATGAGGCGGAAGAGCCGCGGACGCGGGTTGCCCTCCTGCGGGATCGCCGTGACGGTGCCGACCTCCACGTGGCCGAATCCGAGGGCCGCGAGTCCGCGCACACCGACCGCGTTCTTGTCGAAGCCTGCCGCGATGCCGAACGGCGAGGCGAAGCTCAGTCCCAGCGCGTCGACCCGCAGGCGAGGATCGGGCCGGGTGTACGCGCGTGCGGCGCGGGCGAACGGGGCTGCGCCGAGCACGCGGATCACCGCCATGCCGGCGTGGTGGGCGAACTCGGGATCGAAGCGCGACAGGACAGCGCGGAAGAGCAGCGGATACATCACTGCCAGATTACCGGTCGGCGAGCTCCGGATCCGCGTGGTCGGCCCGGAGGTCGGTGATGGCGCTCTCGAAGTCGTCGAGTGAATCGAAGGCCTGGTAGACGCTCGCGAACCGGAGGTACGCGACCTCGTCGAGATCGCGGAGCGGCCCGAGGATCGCCAGTCCGATCTCGTTGGTATCGAGCTGCGAGACGCCGGTCTGCCGCACCGCCTCCTCGACGCGCTGGGCGAGCACGGCGAGATCGGCCTCGGTCACCGGACGCCCCTGGCAGGCCTTGCGCACACCGGAGATCACCTTCTCGCGGCTGAACGGCTCCATCACGCCGGAACGCTTGATGACGTTGAGGCTGGCGGTCTCCGTTGTCGTGAACCGACCACCGCACTCCGGACACTGGCGGCGCCGACGGATCGACAGACCGTCGTCGCTGGTACGGGAGTCGATGACCCGGGAGTCCGGATGACGGCAGAAGGGGCAGTGCATCTGACCGATCCTACGCCGTGAAACGCGCCTCGATCGCCTCGCCGTGGGCGGGCAGCACCTCGGTCTCGGCCAGGGCGACGACGCCGGCGCGGACCTCGGCCAACGCGGCACGGTCGTAGGCGACGACCTGCTGCGGACGCAGGAACGTGTACGCGCCGAGACCCGGCGCATACCGAGCCTGTCCGCCCGTCGGCAGCACGTGGTTGCTTCCGGCCATGTAGTCACCCAGGCTGACCGGGGTCTGATCGCCGACGAACACCGCTCCGGCGCTCGTGAACGACGAGGCCGCGGCCTCGGCATCCGTCAGGTGCAGCTCGAGGTGCTCCGGTGCGTAGGCATTGCTGAACGCCGCTGCCATCGCACGGTCGTCCACGAGCACGATCGCGGACT
Protein-coding regions in this window:
- a CDS encoding dipeptidase; translation: MTSPAHPGDQNPSDSREPALLEAASTGLPAALSDLGRLVRIPGMAWPAFDQTQLERSAEAVAALATDTGVFDDVRILRADIPGTDEKGQPAVLATRAARNGKPRILLYAHHDVQPPGDDELWETPPFEPTVRDGRMYGRGAADDKAGIMAHIAAIRALAEVRGDDLDLGIAMFIEGEEEYGSRSFAQFLSDNKDALRADAIVVADSGNWDSVTPGLTVSLRGNARFTVRVRTLDHASHSGMFGGAVPDAMMTTVKMLSTLWNDDGSVAVEGMTERDAPTPEYGEETLRDEAGLLPGTTPIGGGTILSRIWNKPSVTVIGIDATSVSAASNTLLPEATVVISARVAPGQSADDAYAALEAHLRAHAPFGAELTFSDVDLGDGFLVDTSGWAVSLTRDAMRDGYGVAPIDLGVGGSIPFISDLVREFPAAQILVTGVEDPHSRAHSPNESLHLDTFRHAVATEALLLSRMNDTSI
- a CDS encoding DUF3043 domain-containing protein, with the protein product MATTPVSPPTNDDAPETPAPGKGRATPSRAEQEAARRRPLVANTKEAKAAARAELNERRNRAQAGLAAGEEKFLPPRDKGPQRRWVRDYVDSGWHPAEFVMGVMVLVILISLLPANLAIGGFAVAGWAYLVMMAYLILAIGGMVLLGIRVKRKVAAKFGADRMERGLGWYAAMRSLQMRFMRLPKPQVKRGDRPA
- a CDS encoding quinone-dependent dihydroorotate dehydrogenase, whose translation is MYPLLFRAVLSRFDPEFAHHAGMAVIRVLGAAPFARAARAYTRPDPRLRVDALGLSFASPFGIAAGFDKNAVGVRGLAALGFGHVEVGTVTAIPQEGNPRPRLFRLIADRAVINRMGFNNEGADAVARRLARLRRGAPDTVIGVNIGKSRVVDVEDATADYVSSATKLAPLADYLAVNVSSPNTPGLRGLQAVETLAPLLRAVQKAAGETPLLVKIAPDLPDDEITAIAKLAVDEGLAGIIAHNTTISREGLVTDASTVEALGAGGLSGAPLKERSLQVLRLVRSAVPEDFCVIAVGGVETASDVQERLEAGATLVQGYTAFLYRGPFWGREINRGLAAR
- the nrdR gene encoding transcriptional regulator NrdR, giving the protein MHCPFCRHPDSRVIDSRTSDDGLSIRRRRQCPECGGRFTTTETASLNVIKRSGVMEPFSREKVISGVRKACQGRPVTEADLAVLAQRVEEAVRQTGVSQLDTNEIGLAILGPLRDLDEVAYLRFASVYQAFDSLDDFESAITDLRADHADPELADR